A single region of the Liolophura sinensis isolate JHLJ2023 chromosome 9, CUHK_Ljap_v2, whole genome shotgun sequence genome encodes:
- the LOC135474911 gene encoding beta-1,3-glucan-binding protein-like, with translation MYLKPTLTSDKFGLDFLFHGTLDVKKQWGYCNPTWNNGCYRNAPKDHSIIPPIMSCYMRSKVSFKYGKLEIMAKMPKGDWLWPALWLMPKHAHYGQTPRSGEIDVAELLGNTNYGNLGIQRTTASLHFGNDRSHDKH, from the exons ATGTACTTAAAACCC ACATTAACGTCGGACAAGTTTGGACTGGATTTTCTATTTCACGGCACACTGGATGTAAAAA agCAGTGGGGCTACTGTAATCCAACGTGGAACAATGGCTGCTACAGGAACGCCCCCAAAGATCATTCGATCATACCACCTATAATGTCATGCTATATGCGCTCTAAAGTTTCCTTCAAGTATGGGAAACTGGAGATCATGGCCAAGATGCCCAAAGGCGATTGGTTGTGGCCAG CTTTGTGGCTGATGCCGAAACACGCTCATTACGGACAAACGCCGAGATCGGGGGAGATTGATGTCGCCGAGCTCCTGG GAAACACGAACTATGGCAATCTGGGCATACAAAGAACCACTGCCTCTCTACACTTTGGTAACGATCGAAGTCACGACAAACACTAA